The Neisseria sicca genome includes a window with the following:
- a CDS encoding DUF494 family protein, translating into MTEVIAYLIEHFQDFDNCPPPEDLGRLLEDAGFDVTEIGNTLMMMEVLFNTSEFAAAPFDSHALRVYCNEEVENLPQEVMGLMQYLVAERAITYEQREIVIHALMHIPPEEITLDTAKVLVLLLLWAHKSELPVLIGDDLMGALNGKATMH; encoded by the coding sequence ATGACAGAAGTCATCGCCTATCTCATCGAACACTTCCAAGATTTCGACAACTGCCCGCCGCCGGAGGATTTGGGCCGCCTGTTGGAAGATGCGGGTTTTGACGTAACGGAAATCGGCAATACGCTGATGATGATGGAAGTGTTGTTCAATACGTCCGAATTCGCCGCCGCGCCGTTCGACAGCCATGCCCTGCGCGTGTATTGCAACGAGGAAGTGGAAAACCTGCCGCAGGAAGTCATGGGGCTGATGCAGTATCTGGTTGCCGAACGCGCCATCACTTACGAGCAGCGCGAAATCGTCATCCACGCCCTGATGCACATCCCGCCCGAAGAAATCACACTCGATACGGCGAAAGTGCTGGTGTTGCTCTTATTGTGGGCGCACAAAAGCGAATTGCCCGTCTTAATCGGCGACGACCTGATGGGCGCGCTCAACGGCAAAGCGACCATGCATTAA